A stretch of Sandaracinaceae bacterium DNA encodes these proteins:
- a CDS encoding phosphoribosylanthranilate isomerase, with protein MRTRIKVCCISSLEEMEMAVAAGADALGLVGEMPTGPGVIDDALAREIAARTPPPVATFLLTSRAAAEAVVAHVAEVSPTAVQVVRHVDPSVHEALKRRTPHVKRVQVIHVEGPSALELAREYAPWVDAFLLDSGSPGADVLGGTGQAHDWALSAQLVARVDRPVFLAGGLGAHNARDAIARVGPFGLDVCSGVRTDGALDAEKLQAFVQAAQASTESLRR; from the coding sequence ATGCGGACCCGGATCAAGGTGTGCTGTATCTCGTCGCTCGAGGAGATGGAGATGGCCGTCGCCGCAGGGGCCGACGCGCTCGGGCTCGTGGGCGAGATGCCGACCGGGCCGGGCGTGATCGACGACGCGCTCGCGCGCGAGATCGCGGCGCGGACGCCGCCGCCGGTCGCGACGTTCTTGCTGACCTCGCGCGCTGCCGCCGAGGCGGTCGTGGCGCACGTGGCGGAGGTGTCGCCCACGGCGGTGCAGGTGGTGCGGCACGTGGACCCCTCGGTGCACGAGGCGCTGAAGCGACGCACGCCGCACGTGAAGCGTGTGCAGGTGATCCACGTGGAGGGGCCCTCCGCGCTGGAGCTCGCGCGCGAGTACGCGCCGTGGGTCGACGCCTTCCTGCTCGACAGCGGCTCACCCGGCGCGGATGTGCTCGGCGGGACGGGCCAGGCGCACGACTGGGCGCTCAGCGCGCAGCTCGTCGCGAGGGTGGACCGCCCGGTGTTCCTCGCAGGCGGGCTGGGCGCGCACAACGCGCGGGACGCGATCGCGCGGGTCGGCCCCTTCGGCCTCGACGTCTGCTCCGGAGTGCGAACCGACGGCGCGCTGGACGCGGAGAAGCTCCAGGCCTTCGTCCAGGCGGCGCAGGCGAGCACCGAGTCACTGCGGCGCTGA
- the groL gene encoding chaperonin GroEL (60 kDa chaperone family; promotes refolding of misfolded polypeptides especially under stressful conditions; forms two stacked rings of heptamers to form a barrel-shaped 14mer; ends can be capped by GroES; misfolded proteins enter the barrel where they are refolded when GroES binds), giving the protein MAAKAILGGRSAQERILRGVDALADAVKVTLGPKGRNVVIEKSWGAPKITKDGVTVAKEIELADKFENMGAQMVREVASKTNDVAGDGTTSATVLAQAIYREGARMVAAGHDRMALKRGIDRAVDAALAELSRISRPIDTSDEIRQVGTLSANGDATVGAMLAEAMQEVGKDGVITVEENKGMETTLEVVEGMQIDRGYLSPYFVTDSERMEAVLEDAYVLFHEKKISNMRDLVPLLEAVSRSGKPLLIVAEDVEGEALATLVLNRLRGTFQCAAVKAPGFGDRRKEMLRDMATLTGGQVVSDELGMELESVGLDQLGRAKRVVITKDHTTVIDGAGDAKAIEGRVQTIRRQIEETTSDYDREKLQERLAKLAGGVAVVKVGAATEVELKEKKDRVDDALHATRAAVEEGIVPGGGVALVRAQSGLDALTASDDERVGVAIVRRAMEAPLRTIAQNAGLEGSIVLERVREGEGAFGFDAGAEEYGDLVQRGVIDPTKVVRTALQNAASVAGLLLTTDALVAELPKKERGAPAPDFGGGDMDF; this is encoded by the coding sequence ATGGCAGCGAAAGCAATCCTGGGAGGGCGCTCGGCGCAGGAGCGGATCCTCCGTGGCGTGGACGCCCTGGCCGACGCGGTGAAGGTCACCCTCGGGCCCAAGGGCCGGAACGTGGTCATCGAGAAGAGCTGGGGCGCGCCCAAGATCACCAAGGACGGCGTGACCGTGGCCAAGGAGATCGAGCTCGCCGACAAGTTCGAGAACATGGGCGCGCAGATGGTGCGCGAGGTCGCGTCCAAGACGAACGACGTGGCCGGCGACGGCACGACGAGCGCGACCGTGCTCGCGCAGGCCATCTATCGCGAGGGCGCGCGCATGGTCGCGGCCGGGCACGATCGAATGGCGCTGAAGCGGGGCATCGACCGCGCGGTCGACGCCGCGCTCGCCGAGCTGTCGCGCATCAGCCGCCCCATCGACACGTCCGACGAGATCCGCCAGGTCGGCACGCTCAGCGCCAACGGCGACGCCACCGTGGGCGCGATGCTCGCGGAGGCGATGCAGGAGGTCGGCAAGGACGGGGTGATCACGGTCGAGGAGAACAAGGGCATGGAGACCACGCTCGAGGTGGTCGAGGGCATGCAGATCGACCGCGGCTACCTCTCACCGTACTTCGTGACCGACTCCGAGCGCATGGAGGCCGTCCTCGAGGACGCCTACGTGCTCTTCCACGAGAAGAAGATCTCGAACATGCGTGACCTGGTCCCGCTGCTCGAGGCCGTGTCGCGCAGCGGCAAGCCGCTCCTCATCGTGGCCGAGGACGTCGAAGGGGAGGCGCTCGCGACGCTGGTGCTCAACCGGCTGCGCGGCACCTTCCAGTGCGCGGCGGTGAAGGCGCCCGGCTTCGGCGATCGACGCAAGGAGATGCTGCGCGACATGGCGACCCTCACGGGCGGACAGGTCGTCAGCGACGAGCTCGGCATGGAGCTCGAGAGCGTCGGCCTCGATCAGCTCGGGCGCGCGAAGCGCGTGGTGATCACCAAGGACCACACCACGGTCATCGACGGCGCAGGGGACGCGAAGGCGATCGAAGGTCGCGTGCAGACGATCCGTCGTCAGATCGAGGAGACCACCAGCGACTACGACCGCGAGAAGCTGCAGGAGCGGCTGGCCAAGCTCGCGGGCGGCGTCGCGGTGGTGAAGGTCGGCGCGGCGACCGAGGTCGAGCTGAAGGAGAAGAAGGATCGGGTGGACGACGCGCTGCACGCGACGCGCGCCGCGGTCGAGGAGGGCATCGTGCCCGGCGGGGGCGTCGCGCTCGTGCGCGCGCAGTCGGGCCTCGACGCGCTCACCGCCTCGGACGACGAGCGGGTCGGCGTGGCCATCGTGCGCCGCGCGATGGAGGCGCCGCTCCGCACCATCGCCCAGAACGCCGGGCTCGAGGGCTCGATCGTGCTCGAGCGCGTCCGCGAGGGCGAGGGCGCGTTCGGCTTCGACGCAGGCGCGGAGGAGTACGGCGACCTGGTGCAGCGCGGCGTGATCGACCCCACCAAGGTCGTGCGCACCGCGCTCCAGAACGCCGCCTCGGTCGCGGGGCTCCTGCTGACCACGGACGCGCTCGTGGCGGAGCTGCCGAAGAAGGAGCGCGGCGCGCCCGCGCCCGACTTCGGCGGCGGCGACATGGACTTCTGA
- a CDS encoding ATP-binding protein: MREVSCKATAVLLDTVEALGISAADVLDGLELDEAHLHDPRMGLEWREFARIAQAIHALSSSDDAFMERVGEQIILTPRHNFAMEIAGHLFSCRQLYRAALWSFSPQLFPVARTRARDRSDGGLEVSLWIDDDLAPCAPFFRLCGGVLRALPRLLGLPHARLEMEVTSHRGRYGIRVPRQRSWLRRARQAARVLTSAPRLGEVLAREAQATHDNYQSLIRAHDDFYRLLRGFGEGVVVHRGGVVLWTNDAFLSATGPRSLLRGERLDVVLPALAPLDGTTFPCTVEHRRADESAVLLELTEQAKVPFDGEPAEVLTVRDVTEASQLRTQLAQADRMASLGTLAAGVAHELNNPLTYSLMNLEVLQVELATDGDDAAQRRRGEVLGAVLEGMTRVRTLAEDLRTFSRTDRPEEGNTAARVGDVLDSSIRMVRGRLGPESRISREGSCAGMSVVGSDARLGQVLLNLLTNAADATAAREGGGEIRVVCSRRADHAVIEIHDGGLGMSPEVLARAFDPFFTTKPAARGTGLGLAISRQIARALGGSLDARSTPGEGSCFTLTLPLAPTPSAEADAPPRPTFSRAGRILLVEDEEKLRTTLATALRRHHTVETARSGHEALERLRSDPRFDAVVCDLMMDDGTGMTVYAGLGSDPLRERLIMMTGGAYTAEAREFLEVTDCICLHKPFELDELRSALDAIIASPPAVV, encoded by the coding sequence GTGCGCGAGGTCTCCTGCAAAGCGACGGCCGTTCTGCTGGACACGGTCGAGGCCCTCGGTATCTCGGCGGCCGACGTCCTGGACGGGCTCGAGCTGGACGAGGCGCACCTGCACGACCCGCGCATGGGCCTCGAGTGGCGGGAGTTCGCGCGGATCGCGCAGGCCATCCACGCGCTCTCCAGCTCGGACGACGCGTTCATGGAGCGGGTGGGCGAGCAGATCATCCTCACCCCCCGTCACAACTTCGCGATGGAGATCGCCGGGCACCTGTTCAGCTGTCGACAGCTCTACCGGGCGGCGCTCTGGAGCTTCAGCCCACAGCTCTTCCCGGTCGCTCGAACGCGCGCCCGCGACCGCTCCGATGGCGGGCTGGAGGTCTCGCTCTGGATTGACGACGACCTGGCTCCGTGCGCGCCCTTCTTCCGGCTCTGCGGAGGGGTGCTCCGCGCGCTGCCGCGGCTCCTCGGGCTGCCCCACGCGCGCCTCGAGATGGAGGTGACGTCGCACCGGGGCCGCTACGGCATCCGGGTCCCTCGCCAGCGCTCGTGGCTGCGCCGCGCCCGACAGGCGGCCAGGGTCTTGACCTCGGCGCCGCGGCTCGGCGAGGTGCTGGCGCGCGAAGCGCAGGCCACCCACGACAACTACCAATCACTCATCCGCGCCCACGACGACTTCTATCGATTGCTCCGCGGCTTCGGCGAGGGTGTGGTGGTGCACCGCGGGGGCGTCGTGCTGTGGACCAACGACGCCTTCCTGAGCGCGACCGGCCCGAGATCCCTCCTGCGTGGGGAGCGCCTCGACGTCGTGCTCCCCGCGCTGGCGCCGCTCGACGGGACGACCTTCCCGTGCACCGTGGAGCACCGACGCGCCGACGAGAGCGCCGTGCTCCTCGAGCTGACGGAGCAGGCGAAGGTCCCCTTCGACGGCGAGCCCGCGGAGGTGTTGACGGTCCGCGACGTCACCGAGGCGTCGCAGCTGCGCACGCAGCTCGCGCAGGCGGATCGCATGGCGTCGCTCGGTACGCTGGCTGCGGGCGTGGCCCACGAGCTGAACAACCCCCTGACGTACTCGCTGATGAACCTCGAGGTGCTGCAGGTCGAGCTCGCGACGGACGGCGACGACGCGGCCCAGCGTCGGCGGGGCGAAGTGCTCGGGGCGGTCCTCGAGGGCATGACCCGCGTGCGCACGCTGGCGGAGGACCTCCGCACCTTCTCTCGCACCGACCGCCCCGAAGAAGGCAACACCGCGGCGCGCGTCGGGGACGTGCTCGACAGCAGCATCAGGATGGTCCGAGGGCGCCTCGGGCCGGAGAGCCGCATCTCGCGGGAGGGGAGCTGCGCGGGGATGAGCGTCGTCGGGAGCGACGCCCGCCTGGGGCAAGTATTGTTGAACCTGTTGACCAACGCGGCCGACGCCACCGCGGCGCGAGAGGGCGGCGGCGAGATCCGGGTCGTGTGCAGCCGGCGCGCCGACCACGCCGTCATCGAGATCCACGATGGCGGGCTCGGCATGTCCCCCGAAGTGCTGGCGCGGGCGTTCGACCCGTTCTTCACCACCAAGCCGGCCGCGCGCGGAACGGGGCTGGGCCTCGCCATCTCCCGTCAGATCGCGCGCGCGCTCGGAGGCAGCCTCGACGCCCGCTCGACCCCGGGAGAGGGGAGCTGCTTCACGCTCACGTTGCCCCTCGCTCCGACCCCGTCAGCGGAAGCGGATGCCCCGCCCAGACCGACCTTCAGCCGCGCGGGGCGCATCCTGCTGGTGGAGGACGAGGAGAAGCTCCGCACCACGCTCGCGACGGCGCTGCGGCGGCACCACACCGTCGAGACGGCGCGCTCGGGCCACGAGGCGCTGGAGCGGCTGCGCTCGGATCCGCGCTTCGACGCCGTCGTCTGCGACCTGATGATGGACGACGGGACGGGGATGACCGTCTACGCGGGGCTCGGGTCCGACCCGCTGCGCGAGCGGCTGATCATGATGACGGGAGGCGCCTACACCGCCGAGGCGCGCGAGTTCCTCGAGGTCACCGACTGTATCTGTCTGCACAAACCGTTCGAGCTCGACGAGCTCCGGTCCGCGCTCGACGCGATCATCGCCTCCCCGCCCGCGGTCGTCTGA
- a CDS encoding tetratricopeptide repeat protein gives MPQHFENPTPGAFVGRERELEQLRERLAAGERLLTVTGPGGMGKTRLASELAAGLADGALSLPARWFCDLTEARAADELTATVAHALEVPTGRGESLPEKLGHALSARGPALLVLDNFEQLVRVGGGLVSGWLRAAPELRILVTSRERLRLAEEVVFELGPLELPAPGKRAEDAASVRLLLERASRHRAGWSPTPAEAPILGELVAKLDGIPLAIELAAARLPMLGARTLSERLSERFRVLGTGARDGADKSRTLRATIDWSWQLLDEAERRALTQASIFRGGFDLDAAEAVLDASKPSDRDTSVLERLESLYDKSLLRAEPGRFGLYLSIRDFAEGERPDDEHVRARHARWYVDEAAKRLPALGEDALEARRWLLRERENLAAVVDGAPDPADALRAALSLEPLLSAQGPFEELTALLDRALARDGAPEVLRAEALLARGNVHRQAGRTDAARTDLEAARACADANGRDDLSARALAGMATVDLVQGNLEDARAGYERALTLHRAAGDRVHEAMTLSAYGAALAGGGDLEGAREVEERALALHHEVGNLRDVGMTSAFLGNIAIDHGRLDEARLYFADAAAIHDQLGDRFGQAFTEANLAIVDHRQDAWESAIGRYDEALRIFEALGARRYAGAFTGYRALARMESGDREGARRGHERACELLAAAGDDRFEAFFRAHLATVLLAEGDAAAAERELDAARDKIEASGDPFLRLAVELLHVPSWRATGTPEDEARIADALARAESSAEGPSPVSQSADVLFAFRRARAALGEDRPSTPGRWPRDTLVVHPEATWMCPPGGARVELGRRDALRRLLDTLSRARLDHPGRAISREALIAAAWPGERILKKAAQNRLRVGIATLRKLGLANVIVTDPDGYLLDAGTPLSVWADAPEGAA, from the coding sequence GTGCCCCAACACTTCGAGAACCCGACCCCGGGGGCGTTCGTGGGGCGCGAGCGCGAGCTGGAGCAGCTCCGCGAACGGCTGGCCGCGGGGGAGCGGCTGCTGACGGTGACCGGCCCGGGCGGGATGGGCAAGACGCGCCTGGCTTCGGAGCTCGCCGCGGGGCTGGCGGACGGGGCGCTCTCGCTGCCCGCGCGCTGGTTCTGCGATCTCACCGAGGCGCGCGCCGCGGACGAGCTCACCGCGACGGTCGCGCACGCGCTCGAGGTGCCCACCGGGCGGGGTGAGTCGCTGCCCGAGAAGCTCGGCCACGCGCTGTCGGCGCGGGGGCCCGCGCTGCTCGTGCTCGACAACTTCGAGCAGCTCGTCCGGGTCGGCGGTGGGCTCGTCTCCGGGTGGCTGCGCGCGGCGCCGGAGCTGCGGATCCTCGTCACCTCGCGCGAGCGGCTCCGGCTCGCGGAGGAGGTCGTGTTCGAGCTCGGCCCGCTCGAGCTCCCCGCGCCGGGCAAGCGAGCCGAGGACGCCGCCAGCGTCAGGCTCCTCCTGGAGCGCGCGTCGCGTCACCGCGCGGGCTGGTCTCCCACGCCGGCGGAGGCGCCGATCCTGGGTGAGCTCGTCGCGAAGCTCGACGGAATCCCGCTCGCGATCGAGCTGGCCGCGGCCCGCCTCCCGATGCTGGGGGCGCGCACGCTGTCGGAGCGCCTCTCGGAGCGCTTCCGGGTGCTGGGCACGGGCGCGAGGGACGGCGCGGACAAGAGCCGCACTCTGCGCGCGACGATCGACTGGTCCTGGCAGCTCCTCGACGAGGCCGAGCGACGCGCGCTGACGCAGGCGTCGATCTTCCGCGGCGGCTTCGACCTCGACGCGGCCGAGGCGGTGCTCGACGCCTCGAAGCCCAGCGACCGAGACACGTCGGTGCTCGAGCGCCTCGAGTCTCTCTACGACAAGTCGCTGCTGCGCGCGGAGCCGGGCCGCTTCGGGCTCTACCTCTCCATCCGTGACTTCGCCGAGGGCGAGCGCCCGGACGACGAGCACGTCCGCGCCCGCCACGCCCGCTGGTACGTCGACGAGGCCGCGAAGCGCTTGCCCGCGCTGGGGGAAGACGCGCTCGAGGCGCGCCGCTGGCTGCTCCGTGAGCGCGAGAACCTGGCCGCGGTGGTCGACGGCGCGCCCGATCCCGCCGACGCCCTGCGCGCGGCGCTCTCCCTGGAGCCGCTCCTCAGCGCGCAGGGCCCGTTCGAGGAGCTGACGGCGCTGCTCGACCGCGCGCTGGCGCGAGACGGGGCGCCGGAGGTGCTGCGGGCCGAGGCGCTGCTCGCACGCGGGAACGTGCATCGGCAGGCCGGCCGCACGGACGCAGCCCGGACCGACCTCGAGGCGGCGCGGGCCTGCGCGGACGCAAACGGACGAGACGACCTGAGCGCGCGCGCGCTCGCCGGCATGGCCACCGTGGACCTGGTCCAGGGGAACCTCGAGGACGCCCGCGCCGGCTACGAGCGCGCCCTGACGCTGCACCGCGCCGCCGGGGATCGCGTGCACGAGGCCATGACGCTCAGCGCCTACGGCGCGGCGCTGGCGGGTGGGGGCGATCTCGAAGGCGCGCGCGAGGTGGAGGAGCGGGCGCTCGCCCTGCACCACGAGGTGGGCAACCTGCGCGACGTCGGGATGACGAGCGCGTTCCTGGGCAACATCGCGATCGATCACGGCCGGCTCGACGAGGCGCGCCTCTACTTCGCCGACGCGGCGGCGATCCACGACCAGCTCGGAGACCGCTTCGGCCAGGCCTTCACCGAGGCCAACCTCGCGATCGTGGACCATCGCCAGGACGCCTGGGAGTCGGCGATCGGGCGCTACGACGAGGCGCTGCGGATCTTCGAGGCCCTCGGCGCGCGTCGCTACGCGGGCGCCTTCACCGGCTACCGCGCGCTCGCGCGGATGGAGTCGGGCGATCGCGAGGGGGCGAGGCGCGGGCACGAGCGCGCGTGCGAGCTGCTCGCGGCGGCGGGCGACGATCGCTTCGAGGCGTTCTTCCGGGCCCACCTCGCGACCGTGCTGCTGGCGGAGGGAGACGCCGCGGCGGCCGAGCGCGAGCTCGACGCGGCGCGGGACAAGATCGAAGCGAGCGGCGACCCGTTCCTGCGGCTCGCGGTCGAGCTGCTGCACGTGCCTTCGTGGCGCGCGACCGGCACGCCCGAGGACGAGGCGCGCATCGCCGACGCGCTCGCGCGCGCCGAGTCGTCCGCCGAAGGGCCCTCGCCCGTGAGCCAGAGCGCGGACGTGCTGTTCGCGTTCCGGCGCGCGCGCGCCGCGCTCGGTGAAGACCGGCCCTCCACCCCGGGCCGCTGGCCGCGCGACACGCTCGTCGTGCACCCCGAGGCGACGTGGATGTGCCCGCCCGGCGGCGCCCGGGTGGAGCTCGGACGACGGGACGCGCTGCGGCGCCTGCTCGACACTTTGAGCCGCGCCCGCCTCGACCATCCGGGGCGCGCGATCTCGCGGGAGGCGCTCATCGCGGCGGCCTGGCCGGGCGAGCGGATCCTGAAGAAGGCGGCGCAGAATCGCTTGCGTGTGGGCATCGCCACCCTCCGCAAGCTCGGCCTCGCGAACGTCATCGTCACGGACCCGGACGGATACCTCCTCGACGCGGGCACGCCGCTCTCGGTCTGGGCCGACGCGCCCGAGGGCGCCGCGTGA
- a CDS encoding DUF1697 domain-containing protein, with protein MTHVALLRGVNVGGKNKLPMKALVALFEDLGCEAVRTYIQSGNVIFEAKSTEGLADRIAARIEADHGLRVPVVLRTAEALARIRDDNPFPDADPKALHVMFLRDAPAKVRVRALDPDRSPGDAFVVKGANVYVCCPNGVARTKLTNAWFDAQLGTVSTGRNWRTLGKLIELSS; from the coding sequence GTGACCCACGTCGCGCTGCTGAGAGGCGTCAACGTCGGCGGCAAGAACAAGCTGCCGATGAAGGCGCTCGTCGCCCTCTTCGAGGACCTCGGCTGCGAGGCCGTGCGCACGTACATCCAGAGCGGCAACGTGATCTTCGAGGCGAAGAGCACCGAAGGGCTCGCGGACCGGATCGCCGCGCGCATCGAGGCCGATCACGGGCTGCGCGTGCCCGTGGTGCTGCGAACGGCCGAGGCGCTGGCGCGGATCCGGGACGACAACCCGTTCCCCGACGCCGACCCGAAGGCGCTCCACGTGATGTTCCTGCGCGACGCGCCGGCGAAGGTGAGGGTGAGGGCGCTCGACCCCGACCGCTCGCCCGGCGACGCGTTCGTGGTGAAGGGGGCGAACGTCTACGTGTGTTGCCCGAATGGGGTCGCGCGGACCAAGCTGACCAACGCGTGGTTCGACGCGCAGCTCGGCACGGTCAGCACCGGGCGCAACTGGCGCACCCTGGGCAAGCTGATCGAGCTGTCGTCGTAG
- the bla gene encoding class A beta-lactamase produces MKRLAGITASILLAACGAAAPTPERAGASTLQGELDEIAARIDGRVAIAVVSLDDGPTLERGGEWAVSGDTPMPQQSTFKAWLAVAAADAVERGEASWEDEVRIERAHLLFPYQPIAEEVGPEGSAFTLAHLVEQVLLVSDNPSADAILRHLGGPGAVQAALERRGVEGVRITTNEEGLHALADRLRAEVAELPEEDGRAHLRAALAADPNAATALGAARSLARLARGELLSEASTRRILSLMEASETGQARLRAGLAPGWTLAHKTGSGFEVAGVSLGANDIGVLSAPDGRRYAVAVFVAGTTADAATRDAVIADAARAVTRSQASR; encoded by the coding sequence GTGAAGAGACTCGCTGGCATCACGGCTTCGATCCTGCTGGCGGCCTGCGGCGCGGCCGCGCCCACGCCGGAGCGCGCCGGCGCGTCCACGCTGCAGGGCGAGCTCGACGAGATCGCCGCCCGGATCGATGGGCGAGTGGCCATCGCGGTGGTCTCCCTCGACGACGGTCCCACACTCGAGCGCGGCGGCGAATGGGCGGTGAGCGGCGACACGCCGATGCCGCAGCAGAGCACGTTCAAGGCCTGGCTCGCGGTGGCGGCGGCCGACGCGGTCGAGCGCGGCGAGGCGTCGTGGGAGGACGAGGTCCGCATCGAGCGGGCGCACCTCCTCTTCCCCTACCAGCCCATCGCCGAGGAGGTGGGCCCCGAAGGGAGCGCGTTCACGCTCGCGCACCTGGTCGAGCAGGTCTTGCTCGTGAGCGACAACCCCTCCGCCGACGCGATCCTCCGGCACCTCGGCGGCCCGGGGGCGGTGCAGGCGGCGCTCGAACGGCGGGGCGTCGAGGGCGTCCGCATCACCACGAACGAAGAGGGGCTCCACGCGCTCGCGGACCGGTTGAGAGCCGAGGTGGCAGAGCTGCCCGAGGAGGACGGGCGCGCTCACCTGCGCGCCGCGCTCGCCGCCGACCCGAACGCCGCCACCGCGCTGGGCGCCGCGCGGAGCCTGGCGCGCCTGGCTCGCGGGGAGCTCCTCTCGGAGGCGTCCACGCGCCGCATCCTCTCGCTGATGGAGGCGTCGGAGACCGGGCAGGCGCGGCTGCGCGCGGGGCTCGCGCCAGGGTGGACGCTCGCGCACAAGACGGGCAGCGGCTTCGAGGTCGCGGGCGTGAGCCTCGGCGCGAACGACATCGGCGTGCTCAGCGCGCCCGACGGGCGGCGCTACGCGGTCGCGGTCTTCGTCGCGGGCACGACCGCGGACGCGGCGACGAGGGACGCGGTCATCGCGGACGCGGCCCGCGCGGTCACTCGAAGCCAGGCCTCGAGGTAG
- a CDS encoding TrmH family RNA methyltransferase, producing the protein MAKVPPLRMPLEEVKAELERIRHPVRVAIRRSKNPFNVGAIIRTAHSFLVKEILLIGEEDWYRRAAMGMQRYENVVEIPSEAAFVARARAEGWHLSALEKDHDDLVGLWDAAMPEDTVIVIGNEEEGVGAEILEAADEVVAIPMFGINHSYPMTVAAGIALSEWARRRYAGDGQLIVTPRDR; encoded by the coding sequence GTGGCCAAGGTCCCCCCGCTCCGCATGCCGCTCGAAGAGGTGAAGGCCGAGCTCGAGCGGATCCGTCACCCGGTGCGCGTGGCGATCCGCCGGAGCAAGAACCCCTTCAACGTCGGCGCGATCATCCGGACCGCCCACTCGTTCCTCGTCAAAGAGATCCTGCTCATCGGCGAAGAGGACTGGTACCGCCGCGCCGCGATGGGCATGCAGCGCTACGAGAACGTGGTCGAGATCCCGAGCGAGGCCGCCTTCGTCGCGCGCGCCCGGGCCGAGGGCTGGCACCTGAGCGCGCTCGAGAAGGACCACGACGACCTCGTCGGCCTCTGGGACGCGGCCATGCCCGAGGACACCGTGATCGTCATCGGCAACGAAGAGGAGGGCGTCGGCGCCGAGATTCTCGAGGCCGCGGACGAGGTCGTGGCCATCCCGATGTTCGGCATCAACCACAGCTACCCGATGACCGTCGCGGCGGGCATCGCGCTCTCCGAGTGGGCGCGCCGCCGCTACGCCGGGGACGGCCAGCTGATCGTGACGCCCCGCGATCGTTGA
- a CDS encoding DUF4240 domain-containing protein — translation MNEERFWGMIETAWHAAAPQAAATRAKLLEDRDDRDDLSWEVSESAELMLGALRSKLAQLPQEELLAFDRILERSLHEIDREEIHEVTEGSDDGFLYCRGFIVAVGRTYYAAVRKDARWAVVDAECGSMPYVSFHVFAERFGEDAWVPSDISRESFSNPDGWR, via the coding sequence ATGAACGAAGAACGCTTCTGGGGAATGATCGAGACCGCGTGGCACGCAGCCGCTCCGCAGGCCGCTGCGACACGAGCGAAGTTGCTCGAAGACCGTGACGATCGCGACGACCTGTCGTGGGAGGTGTCCGAGAGTGCCGAACTCATGCTGGGAGCGCTTCGCTCGAAGCTGGCGCAGCTCCCGCAGGAGGAACTGCTGGCCTTCGATCGCATCCTCGAGCGATCGCTCCACGAGATCGACCGCGAGGAAATCCACGAGGTCACGGAGGGATCCGATGACGGCTTTCTCTACTGCCGCGGATTCATCGTCGCGGTCGGCCGGACGTACTACGCGGCTGTGAGGAAGGACGCGCGCTGGGCCGTGGTGGATGCCGAGTGCGGATCGATGCCGTACGTCTCGTTCCATGTATTTGCCGAGCGGTTCGGCGAGGACGCGTGGGTGCCGTCGGACATATCGAGGGAGAGCTTCAGCAATCCGGACGGCTGGCGATAG
- a CDS encoding DMT family transporter: MPRPLVASALTTAALFAFAANSVLCRLALADSSIDAWAFTGLRIGAGALTLMLLAMRREGPRGGAGDWKRAGLLLLYALPFSLAYLQLDTGTGALLLFGAVQVTMLLLGMRAGERPGAVEWVGLLGAFGGLVYLVSPGLSAPEPGAAAMMVAAGVGWGAYSVAGKGAGDPLRVTAGAFARAALLLAPVLTIVHLRAHGGLHADTHGAALALVSGALTSGVGYAIWYAALRHLTSTRAALVQLSVPVIAAAGGVLLLAEAITPRLAIAGAVILGSITVGVLGRARS; this comes from the coding sequence ATGCCGAGACCGCTCGTCGCCTCCGCGCTGACCACCGCCGCGCTCTTCGCGTTCGCCGCGAACTCGGTGCTCTGCCGCCTCGCGCTCGCAGATTCTTCCATCGACGCGTGGGCCTTCACGGGGCTGCGCATCGGGGCGGGCGCGCTGACGTTGATGCTCTTGGCCATGCGGCGCGAGGGGCCGCGGGGAGGCGCGGGCGACTGGAAGCGCGCGGGGCTGCTGCTCCTCTATGCGCTGCCGTTCTCGCTCGCCTACCTCCAGCTCGACACGGGCACCGGGGCGCTGCTCCTCTTCGGAGCCGTGCAAGTGACGATGCTGCTCCTCGGCATGCGCGCCGGCGAGCGGCCCGGAGCCGTCGAGTGGGTGGGGCTGCTCGGCGCGTTCGGCGGCCTGGTCTACCTCGTGTCGCCCGGCCTCAGCGCGCCCGAGCCTGGCGCCGCGGCGATGATGGTCGCGGCCGGCGTAGGGTGGGGCGCCTACTCGGTGGCCGGCAAGGGCGCTGGCGACCCGCTGCGCGTCACCGCGGGCGCCTTCGCGCGGGCCGCGCTGCTGCTCGCGCCCGTCCTCACGATCGTCCACCTGCGCGCGCACGGTGGGTTGCACGCGGACACCCACGGCGCGGCGCTCGCGCTCGTCTCCGGGGCGCTGACCTCGGGCGTCGGCTACGCCATCTGGTACGCGGCGCTGCGCCACCTCACGTCGACCCGGGCCGCGCTCGTGCAGCTCTCGGTCCCGGTCATCGCGGCCGCGGGCGGCGTCCTCCTCCTCGCGGAGGCGATCACGCCGAGGCTCGCCATCGCGGGCGCGGTGATCCTCGGGAGCATCACCGTCGGCGTGCTCGGCCGAGCGCGCTCCTGA